One window of the Fusobacterium animalis 7_1 genome contains the following:
- a CDS encoding TetR/AcrR family transcriptional regulator has protein sequence MAKKVLFSKEIIVDRSFELFKEEGIEAISARNVAKMLDSSPAPIYKSIGSMRNLKKELIKRAKDLFIEYLTKKRTGIKFLDIGMGISIFAREEKQLFLQVFSKDNIEGSLIDEFLNLIREEIQKDERLIKIDKEKQDELLVSCWVFAHGLSTLIATDFFKNPTDEFIERVLRNAPAKLFYEYIEKYSK, from the coding sequence ATGGCAAAGAAAGTTTTATTCTCAAAGGAAATTATTGTAGATAGATCATTTGAATTATTTAAAGAAGAAGGTATTGAGGCTATAAGTGCTAGAAATGTTGCCAAGATGTTAGATTCTTCTCCTGCACCTATATATAAATCTATTGGTTCTATGAGGAATCTAAAAAAAGAATTAATAAAAAGAGCTAAAGATTTATTTATAGAATATTTGACAAAAAAAAGAACTGGAATAAAATTTTTAGATATAGGTATGGGAATTTCAATTTTTGCTCGTGAAGAAAAACAACTTTTTTTGCAAGTATTTTCAAAGGATAATATAGAAGGTTCACTAATTGATGAATTTTTAAATTTAATTCGTGAAGAAATTCAAAAAGATGAGAGACTTATCAAAATAGATAAAGAAAAACAGGATGAATTATTAGTAAGTTGCTGGGTATTTGCTCATGGACTCTCAACTCTTATTGCAACTGATTTCTTTAAAAATCCTACTGATGAGTTTATAGAAAGAGTGTTAAGAAATGCACCTGCTAAATTATTCTATGAATATATTGAAAAATATTCTAAATAA
- a CDS encoding glutamate decarboxylase, translating to MAKKSLKKTIEINPIFARPGEVTSAPADRFPTDSMLPETAYQIVHDESMLDGNARLNLATFVSTWMDESANKLYSEAFDKNAIDKDEYPATARVETNCWHMLADLWHAPDPDNAIGCSTTGSSEACMLGALALKRRWQEKMKKLGKSTAHPNLIMSSAVQVCWEKFCNYFDVEPRYVPISLEHKVLDGYDLEKYVDENTIGVIAIMGVTYTGMYEPVKDIAKALDKIEKDTGLDIPIHVDAASGGMIAPFIQPELEWDFRISRVYSINTSGHKYGLVYPGLGWVVWRSTAHLPESLIFKVSYLGGEMPTFALNFSRPGAQILLQYWAFLRYGFNGYKTVQQSTMDVANHLADEINKMDMFTLWNHPTDIPVFAWMLKESSNRKWTLYDLSDRLRMKGWQVPAYPMPINLTDITVQRIVVRNGLSMDLADRFLDDIKSQVKYLESLEHKMPKNNTRSFRH from the coding sequence ATGGCTAAAAAAAGTTTAAAAAAGACTATTGAAATTAATCCAATTTTTGCACGTCCAGGTGAAGTTACATCTGCTCCTGCTGATCGTTTTCCAACAGACTCTATGTTACCAGAAACAGCTTACCAAATTGTACATGATGAGTCTATGTTAGATGGAAATGCTCGTTTAAATTTAGCGACTTTTGTTTCAACATGGATGGATGAGAGTGCTAACAAATTATACTCTGAAGCATTTGATAAAAATGCAATAGATAAAGATGAATATCCTGCTACTGCAAGAGTTGAAACAAATTGTTGGCACATGCTTGCTGATCTTTGGCATGCACCAGATCCTGATAATGCTATTGGTTGTTCTACAACTGGTTCATCTGAAGCATGTATGCTTGGAGCATTAGCACTTAAACGTAGATGGCAAGAAAAAATGAAAAAACTTGGAAAATCTACTGCTCATCCTAATCTTATAATGAGCTCTGCTGTACAAGTTTGCTGGGAAAAGTTTTGTAATTATTTTGATGTTGAGCCAAGATATGTTCCAATAAGTTTAGAACATAAAGTTTTAGATGGCTATGACTTAGAAAAATATGTAGATGAAAATACAATAGGTGTTATAGCAATAATGGGAGTAACTTATACAGGAATGTATGAACCAGTAAAAGATATTGCTAAGGCTTTAGATAAAATTGAAAAAGATACTGGATTGGATATACCTATACATGTTGATGCAGCTTCTGGAGGAATGATAGCTCCATTTATTCAACCAGAATTAGAATGGGATTTTCGTATATCAAGAGTATACTCTATTAACACATCAGGACATAAATATGGTTTAGTTTATCCTGGACTTGGTTGGGTAGTTTGGCGTAGTACAGCACATCTTCCTGAAAGTCTAATATTTAAAGTAAGTTACCTTGGAGGAGAAATGCCAACATTTGCATTGAATTTCTCTCGTCCTGGTGCACAAATATTATTACAATATTGGGCATTTTTAAGATATGGCTTTAATGGATACAAAACAGTACAACAATCTACAATGGATGTAGCAAATCATCTTGCTGATGAAATTAATAAAATGGATATGTTTACACTTTGGAATCATCCAACAGATATTCCTGTATTTGCTTGGATGCTTAAAGAATCTTCTAATCGTAAATGGACTTTATATGATTTATCAGATAGATTACGTATGAAAGGTTGGCAAGTTCCAGCTTATCCAATGCCAATAAATCTTACAGATATAACTGTTCAAAGAATAGTTGTAAGAAATGGACTTAGTATGGATCTTGCTGATAGATTTTTAGATGATATAAAATCTCAAGTAAAATATCTTGAAAGTCTTGAACATAAAATGCCTAAGAATAATACTAGAAGTTTCCGCCACTGA
- a CDS encoding APC family permease, which yields MNKDNLKNSSPIQKNTLSVFQIAVMTTISVASLRTLPPMAEEGRASILMYIIPAILFLVPTSLVSAEFATTYKGGVYVWIREAFGNRMGFVAIWLQWVQNVVWYPVQLAFVAAALAFTINRGDLSNSGLFTAIVIIVVYWFSTFLAFKGGNLFAKVSSIGGMIGVLIPGAILIILGLLWVAQGQPISESYLQSSYIPKITGISSLVLIVSNVLSYAGMEMNAVHAGQMENPKKDFTKAITLAFILILCVFIFPTLSISMAVPADKLGMANGIMVAFQEFFEKFHISWMSNIMSGAMFFGAIASVVTWVAGPSKGLLDAGRTGLLPPILQKKNKNNVQISILIFQGIIVTILAMIYVLFPDVSDVFIALIGMAAALYVVMYMLMFAAVIVLRKKEPNIERGYKVPAVNIVSGIGFISCALAFIMSFVPTTNEAAIPRNMYPIIVAIVVFLLGIPPFIFYAFKKPSWDMRNAQEKEEKPIH from the coding sequence ATGAATAAAGATAATTTAAAAAATAGTAGTCCTATACAAAAAAATACTTTATCTGTATTTCAAATTGCTGTAATGACAACAATATCTGTAGCTTCTTTGCGTACACTACCTCCTATGGCAGAAGAAGGAAGAGCTTCAATTTTGATGTATATTATACCAGCAATATTATTTTTAGTTCCAACTTCATTAGTTAGTGCTGAATTTGCAACTACTTATAAAGGTGGAGTGTATGTTTGGATACGTGAAGCATTTGGAAATCGTATGGGCTTTGTAGCAATTTGGTTACAATGGGTACAAAATGTTGTTTGGTATCCAGTACAACTTGCTTTTGTAGCAGCTGCATTGGCTTTTACAATAAATAGAGGTGATTTGTCAAATTCAGGATTATTTACTGCAATCGTTATAATAGTAGTCTATTGGTTTTCAACCTTCCTTGCATTTAAAGGGGGAAATCTTTTTGCTAAGGTAAGTTCTATTGGAGGAATGATAGGAGTTCTAATCCCAGGAGCTATATTGATAATACTTGGATTACTCTGGGTAGCTCAAGGACAACCAATTTCAGAATCTTATTTACAAAGTTCATATATTCCAAAAATTACAGGAATTTCTTCTCTTGTTTTAATTGTAAGTAATGTTCTTTCTTATGCAGGTATGGAAATGAATGCAGTCCATGCAGGACAAATGGAAAACCCAAAAAAAGATTTTACTAAGGCTATAACTCTTGCATTTATTTTAATACTTTGTGTATTTATTTTTCCAACATTGTCTATTTCAATGGCAGTTCCAGCAGATAAACTTGGTATGGCAAATGGAATAATGGTTGCATTTCAAGAATTTTTTGAAAAATTTCATATCAGTTGGATGAGTAATATAATGTCAGGTGCAATGTTTTTTGGAGCAATTGCTTCTGTTGTAACTTGGGTTGCAGGACCTTCAAAAGGACTTTTAGATGCAGGAAGAACTGGTTTATTACCTCCAATTTTACAAAAGAAAAATAAAAATAATGTACAAATAAGTATACTTATTTTTCAAGGTATAATTGTAACTATTCTTGCTATGATTTATGTTTTATTTCCTGATGTTTCTGATGTGTTTATAGCTCTTATAGGAATGGCTGCAGCCTTATATGTTGTAATGTATATGCTTATGTTTGCAGCTGTTATAGTTTTAAGAAAAAAAGAACCTAATATAGAAAGAGGATATAAAGTTCCAGCTGTTAATATTGTATCAGGAATAGGATTTATTTCTTGTGCCCTTGCATTTATTATGAGTTTTGTTCCTACTACAAATGAAGCTGCTATACCACGTAATA